The window GAGCGCATCGAATCCGGCACCATTGTCGTTGTCTTCCCGGACAGCGGCGAGCGTTATCTTTCCACTCATCTTTACAGGCAGCAGGCTGGCAGCGGCATCACGGTCTTTGACATGGCCACCGGCGCGCACAAGCATCTGAACACCGGAGCGGGCCTCGGCATTTACACAATGGGTCCCAGCCTCGATAACCCCGATGGTCTGGACGCATGGCGACGCGTGATCCTGTTGGACGTGCTTACCCGCCATCTCGCCTCCCGTGGCGTCAAATGCGACACGGCTGTCGGTCTGACCGATATGGACGACCGCACCCTGGCCGCCGCCCGTGAACGCAATGCCTCGCGCGAAGAGTTCGCATCAGATCTCAAGAACGTTATCCTCGCCCGCGCCAGCCAGGTGGGCGTGGCCGACACGGTCAATTTCCCCCTCTCCTCGGCCAGCAACGACATTTCCCTCGACCTGTGCAAAAAGCTCCTCGGCAAAGGGCTCGCCTACGAGAAGCTGCGCTCGGTCTACTTCGACGTGTTCCGTGACAAGCGTTATGGTGAAATCACCACCACGGACATGGACAAAGTCTCCGGCGGCCGCACTGTGGATCTTGATGCCTACGTCAAGGACAATCCGCTGGACTTCACCCTGCTCAAGCGCGCCTCGCTCCTCGACCTGAAGCGCGGCGAAGTGCTCGAAACCCAATGGGGCAACGTGCGCCCGACATGGTTCCTGCAACATGCGGCCACGGCCCTCACCGCCCTGCCGCGCATCGACATCATGATCGGCAGCGAGAAACATCGCTTCCCCCATCTCGAAAACCTCCGCGCCATCTGGTCCACCGCCGGTCGCGAGCTTCAGGCATGGATGGTCGGTCATCAGGCTCCCAGCGCCCCCGACGACACCCTTGACTCAGTGGCCGAAAAACTCGGCGGTTATCGCGCAGCCCGTCTCTGGCTCCTGTCCGTGGCAACCCGCAAGCCGCTCTGCGCCAGTGACGACACCCTCTCCATGTGGGCTCGCAACTGGCGCAAGGTGCAGGAAGCTGCCGCCATGCTGACGCTGGCTGCCGCCACCAAGGGCGATTCCCTGCCCTCGGATGTGGAACAGGCCGTGTTCGACCTCAAAGCCGGATTCCGCACCGCCATGGATGAGGATGTATCCCTCCACCATTTCTGGCCCGTGCTCTTCAAGTTCGTGAAGCAG of the Pseudodesulfovibrio sp. zrk46 genome contains:
- a CDS encoding cysteine synthase — its product is MNKDLLALIGDTPLVEIRHLNPNPHVKILAKIEAQNPGGSVKDRVAAGMIAAAEASGELTKDKIIIEATSGNTGVGLAMVAAIKGYRIKLLMPETASEERKMIMAAYGAELELTPGHLATDGAIEQAYRYAREEPEKYVLMDQYNNLASIDAHYNGTGKEIWEQTDGTVTHCVMTLGTSGTAMGIAKRLHEEGNVHVAAVEPYAGHKIQGLKNMLESYPPGIYDKTALDEILHVDDETAFDNCRRLAKEEGLFVGMSSGAAMGGALQLAERIESGTIVVVFPDSGERYLSTHLYRQQAGSGITVFDMATGAHKHLNTGAGLGIYTMGPSLDNPDGLDAWRRVILLDVLTRHLASRGVKCDTAVGLTDMDDRTLAAARERNASREEFASDLKNVILARASQVGVADTVNFPLSSASNDISLDLCKKLLGKGLAYEKLRSVYFDVFRDKRYGEITTTDMDKVSGGRTVDLDAYVKDNPLDFTLLKRASLLDLKRGEVLETQWGNVRPTWFLQHAATALTALPRIDIMIGSEKHRFPHLENLRAIWSTAGRELQAWMVGHQAPSAPDDTLDSVAEKLGGYRAARLWLLSVATRKPLCASDDTLSMWARNWRKVQEAAAMLTLAAATKGDSLPSDVEQAVFDLKAGFRTAMDEDVSLHHFWPVLFKFVKQVNGWSAAGSLSGAAAKHCLDELMVVDGILGILDHARMPVPLSELPENVQGMLADRQKAREAKDFEASDALRDLIAKAGYRLEDTAKIPRVFRN